The following coding sequences lie in one Salarias fasciatus chromosome 7 unlocalized genomic scaffold, fSalaFa1.1 super_scaffold_4, whole genome shotgun sequence genomic window:
- the LOC115382762 gene encoding poly(ADP-ribose) glycohydrolase-like has protein sequence MAWRQQEGRQMKELMQPDKYPNTSNQNPDSRRQHGGDQGGCQGGSSSSFSSCPSSSDETKKDLKNQDKKTQHGRRLDGPETSSSSASFSSLKCQENLRVTTQDGSGGGGSQASSSSSLHPSSPTKSGGTAKEACQGGVSMTQQGSGGGFHQSGSSSSSSGSSSTQQGKHGEKGPDSQGMKTQHGSGGGEGFGHASSSNPPSSPSSQRFWNQSDDQGGKGPGNHSKTQYGSGGGWGYGHASSSNPPSSPSSQRFWNQSDDQGGKGPGNHSKTQYDSGGGWGYGHASSSNPPSSPSSQRFWNQSDDQGGKGPGNHSKTQYGSGGGEGFGHASSSNPPSSSSSQRFWNQSDDRGGKGPGNHSKTQYGSGGGWGYGHASSSNPPSSPSSQRFWNQSDDQGGKGPGNHSKTRHGSGGASGQTESYFTPPSSPSDPSLRSESSAEESKFQAVENHFAEVKASSCCSSTELKRIEDCRDVLGILKPSKKHTVLIDCDTFNNNSRIVPFSGEHKWKPNFVKLPCSQIQSQGMFSQDSRWKQIKKQLGNLASKPTASVRDVAEAILSFNPKYNGQWTFGSLDNFVRCLPRTENYVDRLFPKIAKLALKLPDEVKTAIPLLRSGHVAAITLSQTQIACLLANAFFCTFPHRNTTRPNAEYHNYPSINFSSLFGNRLERKIEKLRAIMHYFNTVTDSKTDLSGLVTFERRLLRKDDEPQWKSCTEKINRLYVTSEGHIEKEGRGLLQVDFANCLVGGGVLGSGLVQEEILFIINPELIVSRLFTERLQDGECLIVTGSQQFSSYSGYSDSFEWLGPHEERLHRDEWRRLQRQIVAIDAVHYRNPRDQYSMGKITRELNKAYCGFKGRLHHDNPDIATGKWGCGAFNGDPQLKAVIQLMAAAKAGRGLAFFTFQDKLLERQLQGMHHLLVTSGITVGKLYGLLQDYCSRLYGGAHLDLFSFLQRALKSDWSHL, from the exons ATGGCCTGGAGACAGCAAGAGGGCAGACAGATGAAAGAACTCATGCAACCTGATAAATACCCGAATACCTCCAACCAGAATCCggacagcagaagacagcaTGGTGGAGATCAAGGTGGCTGTCAGGGCGGGTCGTCCTCATCCTTTTCATCATGTCCTTCATCATCAGACGAAACCAAGAaagacctgaagaaccaggatAAGAAGACACAACACGGCAGGAGACTGGATGGCCCTGAGACCAGCTCCTCTAGTGCATCTTTTTCATCACTGAAATGTCAAGAGAACCTGAGGGTGACGACACAGGATGGCAGTGGAGGTGGCGGCAGTCAGGccagctcttcttcctctctccatccttctTCACCAACAAAAAGTGGCGGCACTGCAAAAGAAGCCTGCCAAGGCGGCGTGTCGATGACACAGCAAGGCAGTGGAGGTGGTTTTCATCAGAGTggctcctcatcttcatcatctggcaGTTCTTCCACTCAACAGGGGAAACATGGTGAAAAAGGCCCAGACAGCCAGGGGATGAAGACACAGCATGGCAGTGGAGGCGGTGAAG GTTTTGGCCATGCCAGTTCTTCCAATCCTCCGTCTTCTCCATCATCCCAGAGGTTTTGGAATCAAAGTGACGATCAGGGAGGGAAAGGTCCAGGAAATCACTCGAAGACACAGTATGGCAGTGGAGGCGGTTGGGGTTATGGCCATGCCAGTTCTTCCAATCCTCCGTCTTCTCCATCATCCCAGAGGTTTTGGAATCAAAGTGACGATCAGGGAGGGAAAGGTCCAGGAAATCACTCGAAGACACAGTATGACAGTGGAGGCGGTTGGGGTTATGGCCATGCCAGTTCTTCCAATCCTCCGTCTTCTCCATCATCCCAGAGGTTTTGGAATCAAAGTGACGATCAGGGAGGGAAAGGTCCAGGAAATCACTCGAAGACACAGTATGGCAGTGGAGGCGGTGAAGGTTTTGGCCATGCCAGTTCTTCCAATCCTCCGTCTTCTTCATCATCCCAGAGGTTTTGGAATCAAAGTGACGATCGGGGAGGGAAAGGTCCAGGAAATCACTCGAAGACACAGTATGGCAGTGGAGGCGGTTGGGGTTATGGCCATGCCAGTTCTTCCAATCCTCCGTCTTCTCCATCATCCCAGAGGTTTTGGAATCAAAGTGACGATCAGGGAGGGAAAGGTCCAGGAAATCACTCGAAGACACGGCATGGCAGTGGAGGTGCTTCTGGTCAGACCGAGTCTTACTTCACTCCTCCGTCGTCTCCATCTGACCCAAGCTTGAGAAGTGAGAGCTCAGCAGAGGAGTCCAAGTTTCAAGCGGTCGAGAATCATTTTGCAGAGGTAAAGGCTTCgtcgtgctgcagctccaccgaACTGAAGCGAATTGAGGACTGCAGGGACGTCCTGGGAATACTGAAGCCCAGCAAGAAGCACACTGTCCTCATTGAT TGTGACACTTTCAACAACAATTCCCGGATCGTTCCTTTCTCAGGAGAGCACAAGTGGAAACCTAACTTTGTGAAGCTGCCGTGTTCACAG ATCCAAAGTCAAGGCATGTTCAGTCAGGACTCCAGGTGGAAACAGATCAAGAAACAACTCGGCAATTTGGCTTCAAAACCAACGGCCAGCGTCCGAGACGTGGCG GAAGCCATCCTCAGTTTCAACCCGAAGTACAATGGCCAGTGGACGTTTGGATCTCTCGACAACTTTGTTCGG TGCCTCCCCAGAACAGAAAATTACGTTGACAGGCTGTTTCCAAAGATCGCCAAGTTGGCCCTGAAGCTGCCGGACGAAGTGAAGACG GCCATCCCTCTGCTGCGTAGCGGACACGTTGCAGCCATCACTCTGTCACAGACTCAGATCGCCTGTCTGCTCGCCAACGCCTTCTTCTGCACATTCCCCCACCGCAACACCACCAGGCCCAACGCAGAGTACCACAACTACCCCAGCATCAACTTCAGCAG TCTGTTTGGAAACCGGTTGGAGCGGAAGATTGAGAAGCTGAGAGCCATCATGCATTACTTCAACACCGTGACGGACAGCA AGACTGACCTGAGCGGACTGGTGACGTTTGAGAGGCGCCTCCTCAGAAAAGATGATGAACCTCAGTGGAAGAG cTGCACAGAGAAGATCAACAGACTTTACGTCACATCAGAAGGTCACATTGAGAAGGAAGGTCGGggtctgctgcag gtggactTTGCCAACTGTTTGGTCGGGGGAGGagttctgggttctggtctcGTTCAGGAGGAGATTTTGTTCATCATCAATCCAGAACTCATCGTGTCCCGACTCTTCACTGAGAGACTGCAAGACGGCGAGTGTCTCATCGTCacag GCTCGCAGCAGTTCAGCTCTTACTCGGGCTACTCGGACTCTTTCGAGTGGCTCGGACCCCATGAGGAACGCCTGCACAG AGACGAGTGGCGCCGGCTGCAGAGGCAGATCGTGGCCATCGACGCAGTGCACTACCGGAACCCGAGAGACCAGTACAGCATGGGCAAGATCACTAGAGAGCTGAACAAG GCGTACTGCGGGTTCAAGGGTCGCCTCCACCACGACAATCCCGACATCGCCACAGGAAAGTGGGGCTGTGGAGCTTTTAACGGAGACCCTCAGCTCAAAG
- the LOC115382601 gene encoding poly(ADP-ribose) glycohydrolase-like has protein sequence MSTLASRTETSVTDTLPPQMARRQQEGRQMKELMQPDKYPNTSNQNPDNRRQHGGEQGGHQSGSSSSSPLSIHHTSNETKKGPENRDNETQHGRRPDCTETSSSTFSTSSSSFKRQENQRVMIQDGSGGGSSQASSSSSGYPPSPTKSGGNAKAAWESGFDQSGHCLFSSSSSSGSTSTEHGKHGQQGPDSQWMKTQHGSGGSGGYGPAGSSNVLSPPPTQSLWDQSDDQAGKGPGNHSKTRDGSGGGGGLGHASSSSPLSSPSSHIFRHQSEGQGGKGPGNQMKTQYGSGGASGQTESYSTPPSSLSDPILRSERLAEEFKFQAVENHFGEVKASLCCSSTELKRIEDCRDVLGELKPSKKHTVLVDINAFNNDRWIVPFSGVHAWQPNFVKLPCSQIQSQGMFNQDSRWKRIKKQLGNLASKHTASVRDVAEAILSFNPKYNGQWTFESLDNFVRRLPSTENFVNALFPKIADLALKLPDEVKTAIPLLRSGHVAAITLSQSQIACLLANAFFCTFPCRNTTRPNAEYHNYPSINFSSLFGNKSKRKIEKLRTIMHYFNTVTDSKTELSGLVTFERRLLRKDDEPQWKSCTEKINRLYVTSEGHIEKEGRGLLQVDFANSWVGGGVLGSKLFQEEILFLIHPELIVSRLFTERLQDGECLVVTGSQQFSSYLGYSDSFVWLGPHEERLHRDEWRRLQRQIVAIDALHYRNPRDQYSMGKITRELNKAYCGFKGRLHHDNPDIATGKWGCEAFNGDPQLKAVIQLMAAAKAGRGLAFFTLQDKLLERDLQGMHHLLVTSGITVGEKREREREREREREREREMLIHSFIHQSEGYYGFIYFNIIRIPAF, from the exons ATGTCCACACTGGCCTCCAGGACAGAAACGTCTGTCACAGACACCCTGCCCCCCCAG ATGGCCAGGAGACAGCAAGAGGGCAGACAGATGAAAGAACTCATGCAACCTGATAAATACCCGAATACCTCCAACCAGAATCCggacaacagaagacagcaTGGTGGAGAACAAGGTGGCCATCAGAGtgggtcctcctcctcatctcctttATCGATACACCATACCTCAAACGAAACCAAGAAAGGCCCGGAGAACCGTGATAATGAGACACAACATGGCAGGAGACCAGATTGTACTGAGACCAGCTCCTCTACTTTCTCGACATCTTCTTCATCATTCAAACGTCAAGAGAACCAGAGGGTGATGATACAGGATGGCAGTGGAGGTGGCAGCAGTCAGGCtagctcttcttcctctggctATCCTCCTTCACCAACAAAAAGTGGCGGCAATGCAAAAGCAGCCTGGGAAAGTGGTTTTGATCAGAGTGGCCATTGTCTTTTCTCCTCATCTTCATCGTCTGGCAGTACTTCCACTGAACACGGGAAACATGGGCAGCAAGGCCCAGACAGCCAGTGGATGAAGACACAGCATGGCAGTGGAGGCAGTGGAGGTTATGGCCCTGCCGGTTCTTCCAATGTTCTGTCTCCTCCACCAACCCAGAGTCTCTGGGATCAAAGTGACGATCAGGCAGGGAAAGGTCCAGGAAATCACTCGAAGACACGGGATGGcagtggaggtggtggaggtctTGGCCATGCCAGTTCTTCCAGtcctctgtcttctccatcaTCCCATATTTTCAGACATCAAAGTGAAGGTCAGGGAGGGAAAGGCCCAGGAAATCAGATGAAGACGCAGTATGGCAGTGGAGGTGCTTCTGGTCAGACCGAGTCTTACTCCACTCCTCCGTCTTCTCTATCCGACCCAATTTTGAGAAGTGAGAGATTGGCTGAAGAGTTCAAGTTTCAAGCGGTCGAGAATCATTTTGGGGAGGTAAAGGCTTCGTTATGCTGCAGCTCCACCGAACTGAAGCGAATTGAGGACTGCAGGGACGTCCTGGGAGAACTGAAGCCCAGCAAGAAGCACACTGTCCTCGTTGAT ATTAACGCTTTCAACAATGATCGCTGGATCGTTCCTTTTTCAGGAGTGCACGCCTGGCAACCGAACTTTGTGAAGCTGCCATGTTCACAG ATCCAAAGTCAAGGCATGTTCAATCAGGACTCCAGGTGGAAGCGGATCAAGAAACAACTCGGCAATTTGGCTTCAAAACACACGGCCAGCGTCCGAGATGTGGCG GAAGCCATCCTCAGTTTCAACCCGAAGTACAACGGCCAGTGGACGTTTGAATCCCTAGACAACTTCGTTCGG CGCCTCCCAAGTACAGAAAATTTTGTCAACGCGCTGTTTCCAAAGATCGCCGACTTGGCCCTGAAGCTGCCGGACGAAGTGAAGACG GCCATCCCTCTGCTGCGTAGCGGACACGTTGCAGCCATCACTCTGTCACAGTCTCAGATCGCCTGTCTGCTCGCCAACGCCTTCTTCTGCACATTCCCCTGCCGCAACACCACCAGGCCCAACGCAGAGTACCACAACTACCCCAGCATCAACTTCAGCAG TCTGTTTGGAAACAAGTCAAAGAGGAAGATTGAGAAGCTGAGAACCATCATGCATTACTTCAACACCGTGACGGACAGCA AGACCGAGCTGAGCGGACTGGTGACGTTTGAGAGGCGCCTCCTCAGAAAAGACGATGAACCTCAGTGGAAGAG ctgcacAGAGAAGATCAACAGACTTTACGTCACATCAGAAGGTCACATTGAGAAGGAAGGTCGTGGTCTCCTGCag gtggactTTGCCAACAGCTGGGTCGGGGGAGGAGTTTTGGGTTCCAAACTCTTTCAGGAAGAGATTTTGTTCCTTATCCATCCAGAACTCATCGTGTCCCGACTCTTCACTGAGAGACTGCAAGACGGCGAGTGTCTCGTCGTCACAG GCTCGCAGCAGTTCAGCTCTTACTTGGGCTACTCGGACTCTTTCGTATGGCTCGGACCCCATGAGGAACGCCTGCACAG AGACGAGTGGCGCCGGCTGCAGAGGCAGATCGTGGCCATCGACGCGCTGCACTACCGGAACCCGAGAGACCAGTACAGCATGGGCAAGATCACGAGAGAGCTCAACAAG GCGTACTGCGGGTTCAAGGGTCGCCTCCACCACGACAATCCCGACATCGCCACAGGAAAGTGGGGCTGTGAAGCTTTTAACGGAGACCCTCAGCTCAAAG CTGTGATCCAGCTGATGGCGGCAGCAAAGGCTGGCCGAGGTTTGGCCTTCTTCACCTTACAGGACAAACTGCTGGAGCGAGACCTGCAGGGAAtgcaccacctgctggtcacCAGCGGAATTACAGTCggtgagaagagagagagagagagagagagagagagagagagagagagagagagagagatgctcattcattcattcattcatcaatcAGAGGGTTACTATGGTTTCATCTACTTCAATATCATCAGGATTCCTGCTTTTTAA